A genomic segment from Aegilops tauschii subsp. strangulata cultivar AL8/78 chromosome 1, Aet v6.0, whole genome shotgun sequence encodes:
- the LOC141027647 gene encoding uncharacterized protein → MDMAQLLQAFREERQANIAALQMIAQAVTNNRQPTGNGNGRSTLAEFKKHAPPTFIETAEPLEADDWVHTIEDLLELVGCTEDHEKVMDAGQAITWNDFKAEFHKAHIPSGIMAIKKREFRALKQGSGTVKEYMQKFSVLSRYAPEDVSTDAAKRERFMEGLNQTLQYSLVVCDCPTFPDLVNKALMLEDKWSALEDTHKRKMISKGSSNNQKPRPWQPAPVRRIY, encoded by the exons ATGGACATGGCTCAGCTTCTCCAAGCCTTCCGAGAGGAACGCCAAGCCAACATCGCAGCCCTCCAGATGATTGCTCAAGCTGTCACCAACAACCGCCAGCCAACGGGGAACGGCAATGGACGTTCCACGTTGGCGGAGTTCAAGAAGCATGCACCACCAACCTTCATCGAGACTGCTGAACCCCTGGAAGCAGACGACTGGGTCCACACCATTGAGGACTTGCTGGAACTAGTTGGCTGTACTGAAGACCACGAGAAG GTCATGGATGCTGGGCAAGCCATCACTTGGAATGACTTCAAGGCAGAATTCCACAAGGCCCATATTCCTTCCGGAATCATGGCTAttaagaagcgtgagttccgagCTCTGAAGCAAGGAAGTGGCACCGTCAAGGAGTACATGCAGAAGTTCAGTGTTCTGTCAAGGTACGCCCCTGAAGATGTCAGCACTGATGCTGCCAAAAGGGAGCGCTTCATGGAAGGCCTCAATCAGACTCTACAGTACTCGCTTGTCGTGTGTGACTGCCCAACCTTCCCTGACCTAGTGAACAAAGCACTCATGCTTGAAGACAAGTGGAGTGCTCTGGAAGACACTCACAAGCGCAAGATGATCAGCAAGGGAAGTTCCAATAACCAAAAGCCTCGCCCGTGGCAACCAGCCCCTGTCAGGCGAATCTATTAG